A stretch of DNA from Skermanella mucosa:
GCTGGGACCCGGCCATCCCGAGATGACGATCCACGAAATCGGATCCTGAACACCCCAGCGGAAGGAAAATGGCACCTTGAACGGAGGAAAGCACGACATGAGGCCGGTCTCGATCATGGTGGCGCCGAACGGCGCCCGGCGGACCAGGGACGACCACCCGGCCCTGCCGATGACCGCCCGCGACCTGGCCGACGCGGCGGCGCGCTGCCTGGCGGCGGGCGCCGCGATGATCCACGTGCATGTCCGGGACGACGCCGGCGGCCACGTCCTCGACGCGTCCCGATACCGCGACGCCTTCGCGGCGATCCGGGACGCGGTCGGCGACGGCCTGGTCCTCCAGGCCACGACCGAGGCGGTGGGACGCTACGCGCCGGAGCAGCAGATGGCCCTGGTCCGCGACCTGCGGCCGGAGGCGGTTTCGATCGCCCTCCGGGAACTCGTTCCCGACGCCGCCTCCGAGCCGGCCGCCGCCGCCTTCCTCGGCTGGCTGGCCGGAGAGCCGATCGCCCCCCAGTTCATCCTCTACTCGCCGGACGAGATCGGCCGGTTCGATGACCTGCGGCGTCGCGGCGTCATGCCCGACCGGTTCCGGGACGTGCTGTTCGTGCTCGGCCGCTATACCGAGAACCAGCAGTCCGATCCGGCGGACCTGCTG
This window harbors:
- a CDS encoding BKACE family enzyme, yielding MRPVSIMVAPNGARRTRDDHPALPMTARDLADAAARCLAAGAAMIHVHVRDDAGGHVLDASRYRDAFAAIRDAVGDGLVLQATTEAVGRYAPEQQMALVRDLRPEAVSIALRELVPDAASEPAAAAFLGWLAGEPIAPQFILYSPDEIGRFDDLRRRGVMPDRFRDVLFVLGRYTENQQSDPADLLPFVAANVERHPWTVCAFGRNELASAAAAMVLGGDVRVGFENNLHLRDGTLAPDNAALVAQAVRAAEAVGAACIDGPAARDRLRRPPS